Proteins found in one Lycium ferocissimum isolate CSIRO_LF1 chromosome 6, AGI_CSIRO_Lferr_CH_V1, whole genome shotgun sequence genomic segment:
- the LOC132060601 gene encoding probable 2-oxoglutarate-dependent dioxygenase SLC1, whose translation MCPAMHLLAVEKTKEKEEQIESRYQKGVRHLCESGITRIPKKYVLPVSDRPLIVKKEEKSDENLNLPIIDFAQLQGPNRSQVLKSLAKACEEYGFFQLVNHGIPSDIIQHIIEVGKLFFELPFEERAKYMSTAMEAPVRLGTSFNQNKDGVFCWRDFLKLSCHSLSSDMLSLWPSSPVDLREAAANYSKQAKFLYQLLIGAILESLGIVNENNDSNNLKEFEDGSQLLVLNCYPSCPEPDLTLGMPPHSDYGLLTLLLQDEVKGLQIQHKERWLTVEPIPNSFVVNVGDHLEIFSNGRYKSVLHRVLVNSSKSRISVASLHSLPYSCKIQPSPKLINESNPKLYKDTDFANFLEYLSSCEHKSKSFLESRKLTNQKGNHVI comes from the exons ATGTGTCCAGCAATGCATTTGTTGGCTGTTGAAAAAACTAAGGAAAAGGAGGAGCAAATTGAAAGTAGATATCAAAAAGGAGTTAGGCATTTATGTGAAAGTGGGATCACTAGAATTCCCAAAAAGTATGTATTGCCAGTTTCAGATAGGCCCCTAAttgtgaaaaaagaagaaaaaagtgaTGAAAATCTCAACTTGCCCATTATTGATTTTGCTCAACTTCAAGGCCCCAACAGATCCCAAGTTCTCAAATCCCTTGCCAAAGCTTGTGAAGAGTATGGATTTTTCCAG TTGGTAAATCATGGTATACCTAGTGACATAATTCAGCACATAATTGAAGTGGGCAAACTATTTTTTGAACTTCCCTTTGAAGAAAGGGCAAAGTACATGTCTACTGCTATGGAAGCACCAGTACGACTTGGCACAAGCTTTAATCAAAACAAAGATGGAGTATTTTGTTGGAGGGATTTTCTCAAGCTCAGTTGTCATTCTTTATCAAGTGATATGCTCTCACTTTGGCCCTCTTCTCCAGTAGATCTCAG GGAGGCAGCTGCAAATTATTCGAAGCAAGCAAAGTTCTTGTACCAATTGCTAATAGGAGCAATTCTTGAAAGCTTGGGAATAGTGAATGAAAACAATGATAGTAATAATTTGAAAGAGTTTGAGGATGGGAGCCAACTCTTAGTATTGAATTGCTATCCTTCTTGCCCAGAGCCAGATTTAACACTTGGGATGCCACCACATTCAGACTATGGCTTACTCACACTTCTCTTACAAGATGAAGTGAAGGGCTTACAAATACAGCATAAAGAAAGATGGTTAACAGTTGAGCCAATTCCTAACTCCTTTGTGGTAAATGTTGGGGACCATCTTGAG ATATTCAGCAACGGAAGGTACAAAAGTGTGCTACATAGGGTACTTGTAAATTCTTCAAAATCAAGAATCTCAGTTGCTTCACTACACAGCCTGCCTTATAGCTGCAAGATTCAGCCTTCTCCAAAGCTCATCAATGAATCCAACCCAAAACTCTACAAGGACACAGATTTtgccaattttcttgaatatcttTCGTCTTGTGAACATAAGAGCAAGAGTTTCTTGGAATCTAGAAAATTGACTAATCAAAAAGGAAACCATGTTATTTAG